Proteins encoded within one genomic window of Thunnus albacares chromosome 13, fThuAlb1.1, whole genome shotgun sequence:
- the LOC122995514 gene encoding olfactory receptor 2K2-like: MENETMVTPLKQPIVFELEGFFVPPGYSSLLFFLALFNYMVVLLGNGVVLCVIVIDKNLHRPMFILVCNLVVCDLLGATAVLPRLMMHFLTGQKRIVYTLAIAQAFCVHTYGAAVQTILGAMAYDRYIAVCEPLRYHTIMTSARLHFCCALAWLIALLCIAVLFAFHMNTQLCGNIIRHVYCSNRSILSLACGPTLSNNIYGLSMTWSLSTGVFLIIAFSYIRILHASVKQGRSDSGARSKAFQTCAPHLVVYLLFEIASVIIIVSHRFPSVSQNIKKFFSIMVVIIPPAINPIIYGLVSKELRGSIIKHFTSQACRKK, encoded by the exons ATGGAGAACGAAACAATGGTAACGCCTCTGAAACAACCTATTGTGTTCGAGCTGGAGGGCTTCTTTGTACCACCAGGCTACAGCTCTTTGCTGTTCTTCCTGGCTCTGTTTAACTACATGGTGGTGCTGTTGGGGAATGGTGTGGTGTTGTGTGTCATTGTCATAGATAAGAACTTGCATAGACCCATGTTCATATTGGTTTGTAACCTGGTAGTCTGTGACCTGCTGGGGGCCACAGCGGTGCTGCCTCGCCTCATGATGCACTTCTTGACCGGGCAGAAGAGGATCGTCTACACCCTCGCCATCGCCCAGGCCTTCTGTGTGCACACGTATGGTGCTGCAGTGCAGACTATTTTGGGTGCGATGGCTTATGACAG GTACATTGCTGTGTGTGAACCGCTCAGGTATCACACCATCATGACATCAGCTCGACTGCACTTCTGCTGCGCCCTGGCCTGGCTCATCGCTCTGCTGTGTATTGCTGTACTTTTTGCCttccacatgaacacacagctgtgtggcAACATCATCCGGCACGTCTACTGCAGCAACCGCTCAATCCTGAGCCTGGCCTGCGGTCCCACCCTCTCAAATAACATCTATG GTCTGTCCATGACCTGGTCCTTGAGTACAGGTGTCTTCCTCATCATTGCTTTTTCCTACATCAGGATCCTGCATGCTTCCGTTAAACAAGGCCGATCTGACAGTGGCGCCCGAAGCAAGGCCTTTCAGACATGCGCACCGCACCTTGTTGTGTATCTGCTCTTCGAAATTGCTTCAGTGATCATAATTGTGAGTCACCGGTTCCCCTCAGTCTCCCAAAACATCAAGAAGTTCTTTAGCATCATGGTTGTCATCATTCCACCAGCCATCAACCCCATCATCTACGGACTGGTCAGTAAAGAGTTACGTGGCAGCATCATCAAGCATTTTACCAGTCAAGCCTGTCGCAAAAAATGA
- the LOC122995588 gene encoding olfactory receptor 146-like: protein MENYTYNSPTLQLEGLNVSKGSVYPVFLFLLFSYLFIIVANVGIAFMVFTDKSLHQPMYLLFWNLSVNDILGNSILEPRLLVDMLRPPSERIISYYECVVQAFTTHMFSTTAHTVLMIMAFDRYVAICNPLRYAAIMSNKMLIKLTVSAWGVAFVLVGILLGLTIRLNRCRTLIRSPYCDNAALFKLSCESVFINNVYGLTFTVVLFTGSIGSMVLTYTKITVVCLTSKNKSLNSKALKTCSTHLVVYLIMLFSGMSIITLHRFPKYSYSRKFVAILYHIIPGSLNPIIYGMQSKEIRRFLSKLFDSKKVLPSF from the coding sequence ATGGAAAACTACACCTACAACAGCCCCACGTTACAGCTGGAAGGGTTAAATGTCTCAAAAGGCTCTGTCTAccctgtgtttctctttctcttgttctcCTACCTGTTTATAATTGTTGCAAATGTTGGCATTGCTTTTATGGTTTTCACTGACAAGAGCCTTCATCAGCCCATGTATCTCCTTTTCTGGAACCTGTCAGTCAATGACATCCTTGGAAACTCTATCTTAGAGCCCCGTTTGCTTGTAGACATGTTGAGGCCTCCCTCTGAACGCATCATCAGTTATTATGAGTGTGTGGTCCAAGCTTTTACCACACATATGTTCAGTACCACCGCTCACACTGTGCTCATGATTATGGCCTTTGATAGATATGTTGCCATCTGCAATCCTCTACGCTATGCTGCCATAATGAGTAACAAAATGTTGATCAAGCTGACAGTTTCTGCCTGGGGAGTGGCCTTTGTTTTGGTTGGGATTCTGCTCGGTCTGACCATACGGCTGAACCGATGCAGGACTCTGATCAGGAGCCCTTATTGTGATAATGCTGCATTGTTTAAACTCTCCTGTGAAAGTGTATTCATTAATAATGTCTATGGCCTCACTTTCACTGTAGTCCTGTTTACAGGTTCTATAGGCAGCATGGTTCTCACCTATACTAAGATTACAGTAGTTTGTCTAACCAGTAAGAACAAGTCTTTGAACAGTAAAGCTTTGAAAACCTGTAGCACTCATCTAGTTGTGTATCTGATTATGCTGTTCAGTGGAATGTCTATCATTACTCTGCATCGCTTTCCTAAATATTCATACAGCAGAAaatttgttgccattttgtATCATATCATCCCTGGCAGCCTCAACCCCATTATTTATGGCATGCAGTCCAAAGAGATACGAAGATTTTTGTCAAAGTTGTTTGATTCCAAGAAGGTTTTGCCATCATTTTAA
- the LOC122995825 gene encoding olfactory receptor 52L1-like produces the protein MENYTYNSPTLQLEGLNVSKGSVYPVFLFLFFSYLFIIFANVGIAVLVFTDKSLHQPMYLLFWNLSVNDILGNSILVPRLLIDMLRPPSERLINYYVCLVQAFISHMFGTTTHTVLMIGLTIRLNRCRTLITSPYCDNAALFRLSCESVFINNVYGLTFTVVLFTGSIGSIVLTYTKITVVCLTSKNKSLNSKAFKTCSTHLTVYLIMLISGILIITLHRFPQYSHYRKLCSILFHVIPGGLNPIIYGVQSKEIRKFFSKSFKHKKVLPSL, from the exons ATGGAAAACTACACCTACAACAGCCCCACATTACAGCTGGAGGGGTTAAATGTCTCAAAAGGCTCTGTCTACCCtgtgtttctcttcctctttttctcctacTTGTTTATCATTTTTGCAAATGTTGGCATTGCTGTTCTAGTTTTCACTGACAAGAGCCTTCACCAGCCCATGTATCTCCTTTTCTGGAACCTGTCAGTCAATGACATCCTTGGAAACTCTATCTTAGTGCCCCGTTTGCTTATAGACATGTTGAGGCCTCCCTCTGAACGCCTCATTAATTATTATGTGTGTTTAGTTCAAGCTTTTATCTCACACATGTTTGGTACCACCACTCACACTGTGCTCATGA TCGGTCTGACCATACGGCTGAACCGATGCAGGACTCTCATCACAAGTCCCTATTGTGACAATGCTGCTCTATTTAGGCTCTCCTGTGAGAGTGTATTCATTAATAATGTGTATGGTCTCACTTTCACTGTCGTCCTGTTTACAGGTTCTATAGGCAGCATTGTTCTCACCTATACTAAGATTACAGTAGTTTGTCTAACTAGTAAGAACAAGTCTTTGAACAGTAAAGCCTTTAAAACCTGCAGCACTCATCTGACTGTTTATCTTATCATGCTGATCAGTGGAATATTAATTATTACTCTTCATCGTTTCCCTCAGTACTCACACTACAGGAAACTCTGTagcattttatttcatgtcatcCCTGGAGGCCTCAACCCCATTATTTATGGTGTGCAGTCCAAAGAGATACGGAAATTCTTCTCAAAATCGTTCAAGCACAAGAAAGTTTTGCCATCATTGTGA
- the LOC122995561 gene encoding olfactory receptor 146-like, whose protein sequence is MENYTYNSFTLQLEGLNVSKDSVYPLYFFFLFSYLFIMVANVGIAILVFTDKNLHQPMYLLFCNLPFNDILGNSILVPRLLIDMFRPPSERLISYYECVVQAFTSHMFGTTTHTVLMIMAFDRYVAICNPLRYAVIMTNNMVIKLTVSAWGVAFVLVGILLGLTIRLNRCRTLITSPYCDNASLFMLSCESVFINNVYGLTFTVVLFTASIGSMVLTYIKITVVCLTSKNNSLNSKALKTCSTHLVVYLIMVFSGMSLIALHRFPQYSDYRKLSSILFHIIPGSLNPIIYGVQSKEIRKFLAKLFEPKKILPS, encoded by the coding sequence ATGGAAAACTACACCTACAACAGCTTCACGCTCCAGCTGGAGGGGTTAAATGTTTCAAAAGATTCTGTCTACCCtttgtatttcttcttccttttctcctaTCTGTTTATAATGGTTGCAAATGTTGGCATTGCTATACTGGTTTTCACTGACAAGAACCTTCACCAGCCCATGTATCTCCTTTTTTGCAACCTGCCATTTAATGACATCCTTGGAAACTCTATCTTAGTGCCTCGTTTGCTTATAGACATGTTTAGGCCTCCCTCTGAACGCCTCATTAGCTACTATGAGTGTGTGGTCCAAGCTTTTACCTCACACATGTTTGGTACCACCACTCACACTGTGCTCATGATTATGGCCTTTGACAGATATGTTGCCATCTGCAATCCTCTACGCTATGCTGTCATAATGACCAACAACATGGTGATCAAGCTGACAGTTTCTGCCTGGGGAGTGGCCTTTGTTTTGGTTGGGATTCTGCTCGGTCTGACCATTCGGTTGAACAGATGCAGGACTCTGATCACAAGTCCCTATTGTGACAATGCCTCACTTTTTATGCTCTCctgtgagagtgtgtttatTAATAATGTATATGGCCTTACTTTCACTGTAGTCTTGTTTACAGCTTCAATAGGCAGCATGGTTCTCACCTATATTAAGATTACAGTAGTTTGTCTGACTAGCAAGAACAATTCTTTGAACAGTAAAGCCTTGAAGACCTGCAGCACTCATCTGGTTGTGTATCTGATCATGGTGTTCAGTGGAATGTCCCTCATTGCTCTGCATCGCTTCCCTCAATACTCAGATTACAGAAAACTCAGTAGCATCCTGTTTCATATAATCCCTGGCAGCCTGAACCCCATTATTTATGGTGTGCAGTCTAAAGAGATACGGAAATTTTTGGCAAAGTTGTTTGAGCCCAAGAAAATCTTGCCATCATAA
- the LOC122995565 gene encoding olfactory receptor 52K1-like: MENYTYNSPTLQLEGLYVSKDSTYPVLLFLFFSYLFIIVANAGIAFIVFVDKTLHQPMYLLFWNLSINDILGNSVIVPRLLLNMLRLPSERIISYYECVVQAFITHMFSTTSHTVLMIMAFDRYVAICSPLRYATIMTNKMLIKLTVSAWGVAFVLVGILLGLTIRLNRCRTLIKSLYCSNAALFKLSCESVFINNVYGLTFTVVLFTCSIGSMVLTYTKITVVCLTSKNKSLNSKALKTCSTHLVVYLILLLSGMSIITLHRFPELSDTRKFVAILYHIIPSSLNPIIYGMQSKEIRRFLSKLFDSKKVLP; this comes from the coding sequence ATGGAAAACTACACCTACAACAGCCCCACATTACAGTTGGAGGGGTTATATGTCTCAAAGGATTCTACGTACCCtgtgcttctctttctctttttctcctacCTGTTTATAATTGTTGCAAATGCCGgcattgcttttattgttttcgTCGACAAAACCCTTCACCAGCCCATGTATCTCCTTTTCTGGAACCTGTCAATCAATGACATCCTTGGAAACTCTGTCATAGTGCCCCGTTTACTTTTAAACATGTTGCGGCTTCCCTCTGAACGCATCATCAGTTATTATGAGTGTGTGGTCCAAGCTTTCATCACACATATGTTCAGTACCACTTCTCACACCGTGCTCATGATTATGGCCTTTGACAGATATGTGgccatctgcagtcccttacgCTATGCTACCATAATGACCAACAAAATGTTGATCAAGCTGACAGTTTCTGCCTGGGGAGTGGCCTTTGTTTTGGTTGGGATTCTGCTCGGTCTGACCATACGGCTGAACCGATGCAGGACTCTGATCAAGAGCCTTTATTGTAGTAATGCTGCATTGTTTAAACTCTCCTGTGAAAGTGTATTCATTAATAATGTCTATGGCCTCACTTTCACTGTAGTCCTGTTTACATGCTCTATAGGCAGCATGGTTCTCACCTATACTAAGATTACAGTAGTCTGTCTAACTAGTAAGAACAAGTCTTTGAACAGTAAAGCTCTGAAAACCTGTAGCACTCATCTGGTTGTGTATCTGATTTTGCTGCTCAGTGGAATGTCTATCATTACTCTGCATCGCTTTCCCGAGTTGTCAGACACCAGAAaatttgttgccattttgtATCATATCATCCCCAGCAGCCTCAACCCCATTATTTATGGCATGCAGTCCAAAGAGATACGAAGATTTTTGTCAAAGTTGTTTGATTCCAAGAAGGTTTTGCCATAA
- the LOC122995593 gene encoding olfactory receptor 146-like, with translation MENYTYNSFTLQLEGLNVSKDSVYPLYFFFLFSYLFIMVANVGIAILVFTDKNLHQPMYLLFCNLPFNDILGNSILVPRLLIDMFRPPSERLISYCECVVQAFTSHMFGTTSLTVLMIMAFDRYVAICNPLRYAVIMTNNMVIKLTVSAWGVAFVLVGILLGLTIRLNRCRTLITSPYCDNASLFMLSCESVFINNVYGLTFTVVLFTASIGSMVLTYTKITVVCLTSKNNSLNSKALKTCSTHLVVYLIMVFSGMSLIALHRFPQYSDYRKLSSILFHIIPGSLNPIIYGVQSKEIRKFLAKLFEPKKILPS, from the coding sequence ATGGAAAACTACACCTACAACAGCTTCACGCTCCAGCTGGAGGGGTTAAATGTTTCAAAAGATTCTGTCTACCCtttgtatttcttcttccttttctcctaTCTGTTTATAATGGTTGCAAATGTTGGCATTGCTATACTGGTTTTCACTGACAAGAACCTTCACCAGCCCATGTATCTCCTTTTTTGCAACCTGCCATTTAATGACATCCTTGGAAACTCTATCTTAGTGCCTCGTTTGCTTATAGACATGTTTAGGCCTCCCTCTGAACGCCTCATTAGCTACTGTGAGTGTGTCGTCCAAGCTTTTACCTCACACATGTTTGGTACCACCAGTCTCACTGTGCTCATGATTATGGCCTTTGATAGATATGTTGCCATCTGCAATCCTCTACGCTATGCTGTCATAATGACCAACAACATGGTGATCAAGCTGACGGTTTCTGCCTGGGGAGTGGCCTTTGTTTTGGTTGGGATTCTGCTCGGTCTGACCATACGGCTGAACCGATGCAGGACTCTGATCACAAGTCCCTATTGTGACAATGCCTCACTTTTTATGCTCTCctgtgagagtgtgtttatTAATAATGTCTATGGCCTTACTTTCACTGTAGTCTTGTTTACAGCTTCAATAGGCAGCATGGTTCTCACCTATACTAAGATTACAGTAGTTTGTCTGACTAGCAAGAACAATTCTTTGAACAGTAAAGCTTTGAAAACCTGCAGCACTCATCTGGTTGTGTATCTGATCATGGTGTTCAGTGGAATGTCCCTCATTGCTCTGCATCGCTTCCCTCAATACTCAGATTACAGAAAACTCAGTAGCATCCTGTTTCATATAATCCCTGGCAGCCTGAACCCCATTATTTATGGTGTGCAGTCCAAAGAGATACGGAAATTTTTGGCAAAGTTGTTTGAGCCCAAGAAAATCTTGCCATCATAA
- the LOC122995541 gene encoding olfactory receptor 52K1-like, whose amino-acid sequence MENYTYNSPTLQLDGLYVSKDSTYPVFLFLFFSYLFIIVANAGIAFIVFVDKTLHQPMYLLFWNLSINDILGNSVIVPRLLLNMFRLPSERIISYYECVVQAFITHMFSTTSHTVLMIMAFDRYVAICSPLHYATIMTNKMLIKLTVSAWGVAFVLVGILLGLTIRLNRCRTLMRSLYCDNAALFKLSCESVFINNVYGLTFTVVLLTCSIGSMVLTYTKITVVCLTSKNKSLNSKALKTCSTHLVVYLILLLSGMSIITLHRFPQLSDTRKFVAILYHIIPSSLNPIIYGMQSKEIRRFLSKLFDSKKVLP is encoded by the coding sequence ATGGAAAACTACACCTACAACAGCCCCACATTACAGTTGGATGGGTTATATGTCTCAAAGGATTCTACATAccctgtgtttctctttctctttttctcctacCTGTTTATAATTGTTGCAAATGCCGgcattgcttttattgtttttgtcgACAAAACCCTTCACCAGCCCATGTATCTCCTTTTCTGGAACCTGTCAATCAATGATATCCTTGGAAACTCTGTCATAGTGCCCCGTTtacttttaaacatgtttcGGCTTCCCTCTGAACGCATCATCAGTTATTATGAGTGTGTGGTCCAAGCTTTCATCACACATATGTTCAGTACCACTTCTCACACCGTGCTCATGATTATGGCCTTTGACAGATATGTGgccatctgcagtcccttacacTATGCTACCATAATGACCAACAAAATGTTGATCAAGCTGACAGTTTCTGCCTGGGGAGTGGCCTTTGTTTTGGTTGGGATTCTGCTCGGTCTGACCATACGGCTGAACCGATGCAGGACTCTGATGAGGAGCCTTTATTGTGATAATGCTGCATTGTTTAAACTCTCCTGTGAAAGTGTATTCATTAATAATGTCTATGGCCTCACTTTCACTGTAGTCCTGCTTACATGCTCTATAGGCAGCATGGTTCTCACCTATACTAAGATTACAGTAGTCTGTCTAACTAGTAAGAACAAGTCTTTGAACAGTAAAGCTCTGAAAACCTGTAGCACTCATCTGGTTGTGTATCTGATTTTGCTGCTCAGTGGAATGTCTATCATTACTCTGCATCGCTTTCCCCAGTTGTCAGACACCAGAAaatttgttgccattttgtATCATATCATCCCCAGCAGCCTCAACCCCATTATTTATGGCATGCAGTCCAAAGAGATACGAAGATTTTTGTCAAAGTTGTTTGATTCCAAGAAGGTTTTGCCATAA
- the LOC122995585 gene encoding olfactory receptor 146-like: MENYTYNSPTLQLEGLNVSKDSTYPVLLFLFFSYLFIIVANAGIAFIVFVDKTLHQPMYLLFWNLSINDILGNSVVVPRLLTDILQPPSERIISYYECVVQAFIIHMFNTSSHTLLMIMAFDRYVAICNPLRYAAIMTNKMLIKLTVSAWGVAFVLVGILLGLTIRLNRCRTLMRSIYCNNAALFKLSCESVFINNVYGLTFTVVLFTGSIGSMVLTYTKITVVCLTSKNKSLNSKALKTCGTHLVVYLIMLLSGMIVIILHRFPQLSDSKKIAAVLYHIIPGSLNPIIYGMQSKEIRRFLSKLFDSKKVLPSF; encoded by the coding sequence ATGGAAAACTACACCTACAACAGCCCCACATTACAGCTGGAAGGGTTAAATGTCTCAAAGGATTCTACATACCCtgtgcttctctttctctttttctcttacCTGTTTATAATTGTTGCAAATGCCGgcattgcttttattgtttttgtcgACAAAACCCTTCACCAGCCCATGTATCTCCTTTTCTGGAACCTGTCAATCAATGATATCCTTGGAAACTCTGTCGTAGTGCCACGTTTACTTACAGACATATTGCAGCCTCCCTCTGAACGCATCATCAGTTATTATGAGTGTGTGGTCCAAGCTTTCATCATACATATGTTCAATACTTCTTCCCACACTCTGCTCATGATTATGGCCTTTGACAGATATGTTGCCATCTGCAATCCTCTACGCTATGCTGCCATAATGACCAACAAAATGTTGATCAAACTGACAGTTTCTGCCTGGGGAGTGGCCTTTGTTTTGGTTGGGATTCTGCTCGGTCTGACCATACGGCTGAACCGATGCAGGACTCTGATGAGGAGCATTTATTGTAATAATGCTGCATTGTTTAAACTCTCCTGTGAAAGTGTATTCATTAATAATGTCTATGGCCTCACTTTCACTGTAGTCCTGTTTACAGGTTCTATAGGCAGCATGGTTCTCACCTATACTAAGATTACAGTAGTCTGTCTAACTAGTAAGAACAAGTCTTTGAACAGTAAAGCACTGAAAACCTGTGGCACTCATCTGGTCGTGTATCTGATTATGCTGCTCAGTGGAATGATTGTCATTATTCTGCATCGATTTCCCCAGTTGTCAGATAGCAAAAAAATTGCTGCCGTTTTGTATCATATCATCCCCGGCAGCCTAAACCCCATTATTTATGGCATGCAGTCCAAAGAGATACGAAGATTTTTGTCAAAGTTGTTTGATTCCAAGAAGGTTTTGCCATCATTTTAA
- the LOC122995483 gene encoding olfactory receptor 11-like, with product MENYTYNSPTLQLEWSNVFKDFTYPVFLFLFFSYLFIIVANAGIAFIVFIDKTLHQPMYLLFWNLSINDILGNSIIVPRLLIDILRPSSERIISYYECVVQAFTTHMFSTTSHTVLMIMAFDRYVAICSPLHYATIMSNKMLIKLTVSAWGVAFVLVGILLGLTIRLSRCRTLIKSLYCSNAALFKLSCESVFINNVYGLTFTVVLFTGSIGSMVLTYTKITVVCLTSKNKSLNSKALKTCSTHLVVYLILLLSGMSIITLHRFPQLSDTRKFVAILYHIIPSSLNPIIYGMQSKEIRRFLSKLFDSKRVLPSF from the coding sequence ATGGAAAACTACACCTACAACAGCCCCACATTACAGCTGGAGTGGTCAAATGTCTTTAAGGATTTTACGTAccctgtgtttctctttctctttttctcctacCTGTTTATAATTGTTGCAAATGCCGgcattgcttttattgttttcatcGACAAAACCCTTCACCAGCCCATGTATCTCCTTTTCTGGAACCTGTCAATCAATGACATCCTTGGAAATTCTATTATAGTTCCTCGTTTACTTATAGACATATTGCGGCCTTCCTCTGAACGCATCATCAGTTATTATGAGTGTGTGGTCCAAGCTTTTACCACACATATGTTCAGTACCACTTCCCACACTGTGCTTATGATTATGGCCTTTGACAGATATGTGgccatctgcagtcccttacacTATGCTACCATAATGAGTAACAAAATGTTGATCAAGCTGACAGTTTCTGCCTGGGGAGTGGCCTTTGTTTTGGTTGGGATTCTGCTCGGTCTGACCATACGGCTGAGCCGATGCAGGACTCTGATCAAGAGCCTTTATTGTAGTAATGCTGCATTGTTTAAACTCTCCTGTGAAAGTGTATTCATTAATAATGTCTATGGCCTCACTTTCACTGTAGTCCTGTTTACAGGTTCTATAGGCAGCATGGTTCTCACCTATACTAAGATTACAGTAGTCTGTTTAACTAGTAAGAACAAGTCTTTGAACAGTAAAGCTCTGAAAACCTGTAGCACTCATCTGGTTGTGTATCTGATTTTGCTGCTCAGTGGAATGTCTATCATTACTCTGCATCGCTTTCCCCAGTTGTCAGACACCAGAAaatttgttgccattttgtATCATATCATCCCCAGCAGCCTCAACCCCATTATTTATGGCATGCAGTCCAAAGAGATACGAAGATTTTTGTCAAAGTTGTTTGATTCCAAGAGGGTTTTGCCATCATTTTAA